The Chryseobacterium indicum genome includes a window with the following:
- a CDS encoding PQQ-dependent sugar dehydrogenase: protein MKITSYYGLIAVSLLLANCSGTIDDSGGNNGPSLPPVETNSANTNYQPAFAGQTRANGAKTSTPYVSEVVTSSLASPWGITSLPDGRLLVTEKAGTMRIINSNGTVSSAITGLPSVNSGGQGGLLGVCVDPQFTSNRMVYWVFSENVSGGNITSVAKGRLSSSETMIENPVVIYRANPSANVGNLHYGGRIAFDNTGNLFVSTGERSDLSTRPLAQSVTAALGKILRITTNGQPASGNPSFSQSGALPELYSIGHRNPQGIAIHPVTGELWQSEHGPRGGDEINRVLAGKNYGWPTITYGIEYSGATIGAGIQQQAGMEQPVYYWDPVISPSGITFYKGNIIPEWQNNLFVASLSGMHIARLVMENNKVIGEERLLSSENQRFRDITQGIDSNLYAVTDGGRLYRIRKQ from the coding sequence ATGAAAATAACAAGCTATTATGGATTAATTGCCGTGTCTTTATTACTAGCAAACTGTTCAGGTACTATTGATGACAGCGGCGGAAATAACGGACCATCACTTCCTCCTGTTGAGACCAATTCGGCAAATACCAATTATCAGCCGGCTTTTGCAGGACAGACCAGAGCGAATGGCGCAAAAACTTCCACACCTTATGTAAGTGAAGTCGTTACCTCATCATTAGCTTCGCCGTGGGGAATTACATCTCTGCCGGATGGAAGACTTCTCGTAACCGAGAAAGCAGGAACCATGAGGATTATAAACAGTAACGGAACTGTAAGCAGTGCTATAACAGGACTTCCTTCCGTGAATTCCGGAGGGCAGGGTGGTCTGCTTGGCGTTTGTGTAGATCCGCAGTTTACTTCCAACAGAATGGTATACTGGGTTTTCTCTGAAAATGTTTCAGGCGGAAATATAACTTCAGTAGCCAAAGGAAGACTCTCCAGCTCAGAAACTATGATTGAAAATCCTGTGGTGATCTACAGGGCAAATCCTTCTGCCAATGTGGGAAATCTTCATTACGGAGGAAGAATTGCTTTTGATAACACAGGAAATCTCTTTGTGAGTACGGGAGAACGTTCTGATCTTTCTACAAGACCTCTTGCACAGTCTGTAACCGCAGCTTTAGGCAAGATCCTGAGAATTACAACCAACGGACAACCCGCTTCTGGAAATCCTTCATTTTCGCAATCCGGAGCTTTGCCGGAATTATACAGCATCGGACACCGAAATCCGCAGGGAATTGCCATCCATCCTGTAACAGGAGAATTATGGCAGAGTGAACACGGACCGAGAGGCGGCGATGAAATTAACAGGGTTTTGGCAGGTAAAAACTATGGCTGGCCAACCATTACTTATGGAATTGAATACAGCGGAGCCACCATCGGCGCAGGAATTCAGCAGCAGGCAGGAATGGAACAGCCGGTTTATTACTGGGATCCTGTAATTTCGCCAAGCGGAATCACTTTTTATAAAGGAAACATCATTCCGGAATGGCAGAATAATCTTTTCGTAGCTTCCCTAAGCGGAATGCACATCGCGAGACTGGTTATGGAAAACAACAAAGTAATAGGCGAAGAAAGGCTTCTTTCATCCGAAAACCAGCGTTTCAGAGATATTACACAGGGAATAGATAGCAATTTATATGCAGTGACGGACGGAGGTAGACTCTACCGTATCCGTAAACAATAA
- a CDS encoding response regulator — protein MNKKKILIFDDDKTILEVITIIFEENGYQVEISETSHDILEKVEQFQPDVILMDNWIPKIGGVEATRLLKNHQEFKSIPVIYVTANNDIVALAQEAQADDYVAKPFNLEDLEDKVAKYLQ, from the coding sequence ATGAATAAGAAGAAAATTTTGATTTTTGATGATGATAAAACTATTTTAGAAGTCATCACCATCATTTTTGAAGAAAATGGTTATCAGGTCGAAATTTCGGAAACTTCACATGACATTTTGGAGAAAGTAGAACAGTTCCAGCCGGATGTTATCCTTATGGACAACTGGATTCCCAAAATTGGTGGAGTGGAAGCAACAAGGCTTCTGAAGAATCATCAGGAATTTAAAAGCATTCCCGTGATCTATGTAACGGCAAATAACGACATTGTGGCTCTGGCACAGGAAGCGCAGGCGGATGATTATGTTGCCAAACCTTTTAATCTTGAAGATTTAGAAGACAAAGTAGCAAAGTACCTGCAGTAA
- a CDS encoding chemotaxis protein CheB, with protein MKTNNTNIELIAIGGSAGSLQVILEMIKKIKEKLDFVILLVVHRKAHSNNILQTLLQQFSPVEVIEIEDKTEIQSNKIYIAPADYHLLFENKNLMSLDSSEKMNYSRPSIDVTFKSAAEVYGEKMIGVLLSGANADGVEGLAYIKKNNGKVWIQDPETAEVDYMPKHAVEEIDFDLIIKPDNLADYINQL; from the coding sequence ATGAAAACGAATAATACAAATATTGAACTGATTGCTATCGGAGGTTCCGCAGGAAGCTTGCAGGTCATTCTCGAAATGATTAAAAAAATAAAGGAAAAGCTGGATTTTGTCATTTTGCTGGTGGTTCACAGAAAGGCACATTCCAACAACATTCTGCAGACTTTGCTACAGCAGTTTTCGCCTGTAGAAGTTATTGAGATTGAGGATAAAACAGAAATTCAGAGCAATAAAATTTACATTGCTCCCGCAGATTATCATTTATTGTTTGAAAATAAAAACCTGATGTCTCTGGACAGCTCGGAAAAAATGAATTATTCCCGCCCTTCTATTGATGTCACCTTTAAATCTGCAGCGGAAGTGTATGGTGAAAAAATGATTGGTGTACTGCTTTCCGGAGCCAATGCAGACGGAGTGGAAGGTTTGGCATACATCAAAAAAAATAACGGAAAAGTCTGGATTCAGGATCCTGAAACGGCAGAAGTGGATTATATGCCGAAACACGCCGTAGAAGAGATTGATTTTGACCTCATTATTAAACCCGATAATCTGGCAGATTACATCAATCAGTTATAA